ACCGCGCCGAATACGTCTTCGTCGCGGAGCCGAACCGCGGAAAGGCGCGCAACGCCGGAATCGACCGCGCCGAGGGCGAGCTCGTCGCGTTCGTCGACGACGACGTCGTCGTTCCGCCGCACTTCGTCGCCGCCCACGCGAAGGCGCACGCGGCGGAAGGCGAGCCGCTGGCCGTCTCCGGGCCGATCGTCAACGTCCCCGATCCCGCGCACCGTCCCGACCCGACCGCGGCGAACTTCTCGCGCGCGTTCTTCGTCACGTGCAACGTCTCGGTGCGCGCCGCCGCGCTGCGCGCGGTCGGCGGCTTCGACGAAGCGTTCGACCTGTACGGCTGGGAAGACACCGAGCTCGGCGTGCGGTTGCGCGCGCACGGCGTGCGGCGCGCCTTCGCCTGGGACGCCTACCTCTGGCACGTCAAGCCGCCGACGCCGGAGTCGCTCGAGGACGCGCTCGGCAAAGCGATCGAGAAGGCGCGGATGGCGGCGCGCTTCGTGCGCAAGAACCCGAGCGCGCGGATCAAGCTCGCCACCGGCGCGTACGGCCCGAACCTCGTCCGCGCACGCGTGCTGAACCCGGGCTTCCTGCAACCGTTCTTCGCCGGCGTCGCGAGCTCGCCGCGCGTGCCGCCGGCGCTGGCGCAGCTCGCGCGCGGCGCGCTGCTCGACAGCGTCTACACCGAAGAGCTCGAGCGCCAGCTGCGGCGCACGTAACGGCGTGCGCGTTCTGCTGGTGCGGCTCGACGGGGTCGGTGACGCCGCGGTTTGCGTCCCGCTGCTTGCGGCGCTGCGCGACGCGGGACACGAGGTCGGCGTCGCGCTGACAACGCGCAACGCCGGGTTGTTCGCGCCGCACGCGATCGTTGCCGAGCACGTCCTCGAGCGGATTCTCTGGCCCGCGCACGGCTCGACGCCGGCGAGCACCGCGCGCGCGAACGCCGAGATCGCCGTTTTGCGCTACGACGTCGCGCTGATCGCGAGCGAAGAACCCGAAGCGTACGAGCTGGCGGCGCGGATTCCGCAGCGGATCGGCTTCGCGACCGGATGGACACGGCCGCTCAAGTCGCTGTGGGTGCGCACGCGGACGACGCGCACGGTGAGCCGCTCGCAGCGCGTCGGCGGCGAGGACGCGCACGAGGTGGAGGTGATGTACCGGCTCGGCGCCGGTCTGGTCCGCGATCCCGCGCCGCCGGCCGGCGTGCAGGCGCTGCGCGCGGTGCTGCTCGAGCAGCCGCACGGGACGTCGTTCACGGCGGGTCAGCCGAACCGTCCGGTCGTCGTGCAAACGGGGACGAAGTGGACGAGCATCGGCGTCCCGCCCGCTGCGCAGCGCGCGCTGTTCGAAGGGCTCCGGCCGTACGCGCGCTTTTTCGCCGCGCCGGGGGAAGCGCGCGCGGTCGCGGAGGCGACCGGCGTCGAGCCCGAGACATTCGCCACGACGCGCGCCTGGGTCGAGGCGCTCGGGCGCGCGCAAACCGTCGTCTCGGTCGACACCGGCGCGGCGCACGTCGGCGGCATGGTCGCCGAGCGCGTGTTCGACGTCTTCCCGGACGCGCAATTCGAGGCGCAGGTCCGGCGCTGGCGCCCGTGGGCCTCACGCTACCGCGCCTTCCGCGCCTCCGAGGTCGCCGGGCGATCGAGCGCGCTCATCGAAGCGGTCCTCGATGGCTTCTGACCGCGCGCTGCTCGTCGCGGCCGGCGGGGGGATCGGCGACACGCTCCTGGCCGGCGTCGTCGCGCGCGCGCTGCGCACGCGCTTCGCCGCCGTCGACGCGGTCGTGCTGCCGGCACACGCCGATCTGGCGGCGCACGTTCCGGCCCTCGAGCGCGTCGTGCCGCTGGGGGCACCGCTTCCCGCGCGCTACGACGCGGCGGTCGTCACCTGGGCGACGTTCGCCACCGCGCTGCTGCCGTGGCGCGCGCGGATTCCGCTGCGCGTCGGCCAGGCGCGCCGGCTGTACTCGCCGCTCTTCACCCGGCGCGTGGTCGTGCGCAGCGAGCTGGGCGACCGCACCACGCACTGGACGGAGATCCTGCTCGACTACGCGCGCGCCATCGGTTGCGACCTCGCCGAGGCGGCGCCGGAGTTCGCCGTCCGCGACGAGGAGCGCGCGACCGCGCGCGCGCTGCTGCGCGTCCACGACGTCGCCGGGCCGTACTACGTGTTGCACCCGACGCGAGGGCTCTCGGCTCACCGCGCGCGCTGGCCGATCGCCGGGTTCGTCGCGCTGGCTCGGCGGCTGGTCGCGCGCGACGGCCTCCCGGTGCTGGTGACCGGCGGGGCGCTGGACGCATCGCTCGCCCAGGCGATCGCCGACGGCGCCGGGCGCGGCGTGACCTCGCTCGCCGGCGCCACGACGATCGGCGCCTTCGCGGCGCTCGCCGAGGGCGCGGCAGCGGTCGTCGCGATGGACTCGGGGCCGATGCACGTCGCCGCCGCGGTCGGTGCGCCGACCGTCGGGATCTTCGCCCTGCAGTCCGACGAGCCGGA
The sequence above is a segment of the Candidatus Eremiobacterota bacterium genome. Coding sequences within it:
- a CDS encoding glycosyltransferase; this translates as MKLSVVIATKDRAALLDGALASLRAQKNAPEYELIVVDNGSSDATPEIARKHRAEYVFVAEPNRGKARNAGIDRAEGELVAFVDDDVVVPPHFVAAHAKAHAAEGEPLAVSGPIVNVPDPAHRPDPTAANFSRAFFVTCNVSVRAAALRAVGGFDEAFDLYGWEDTELGVRLRAHGVRRAFAWDAYLWHVKPPTPESLEDALGKAIEKARMAARFVRKNPSARIKLATGAYGPNLVRARVLNPGFLQPFFAGVASSPRVPPALAQLARGALLDSVYTEELERQLRRT
- a CDS encoding glycosyltransferase family 9 protein, whose product is MASDRALLVAAGGGIGDTLLAGVVARALRTRFAAVDAVVLPAHADLAAHVPALERVVPLGAPLPARYDAAVVTWATFATALLPWRARIPLRVGQARRLYSPLFTRRVVVRSELGDRTTHWTEILLDYARAIGCDLAEAAPEFAVRDEERATARALLRVHDVAGPYYVLHPTRGLSAHRARWPIAGFVALARRLVARDGLPVLVTGGALDASLAQAIADGAGRGVTSLAGATTIGAFAALAEGAAAVVAMDSGPMHVAAAVGAPTVGIFALQSDEPERWAPRGRHVASIRPVYPCPPGHRKETCPDFACVRELDETAVLAALDGLRLRPAER